A part of Daphnia pulex isolate KAP4 chromosome 6, ASM2113471v1 genomic DNA contains:
- the LOC124196206 gene encoding structural maintenance of chromosomes protein 1A-like, producing the protein MNSESVTTCGSDSVSIPQNSQEIYEREERIVVDYSNLPDKYKNLLVSDEIRREGDLLERRVNELSHTVQHNKAPNMRAVEKI; encoded by the exons ATGAATAGCGAGTCTGTCACAACCTGTGGTAGCGATTCAGTTAGCATTCCTCAAAACTCTCAAGAGATAtatgagagagaagaaag AATTGTTGTCGACTATTCTAATCTACCTGACAAGTATAAAAATCTTCTTGTATCGGATGAAATACGCCGTGAAGGTGATCTCCTAGAACGTCGCGTGAACGAGTTGAGCCATACAGTTCAGCATAATAAAGCCCCTAATATGCGG GCTGtggaaaaaatttga